CGAATAGGGATTCTACGAATAATAGTCGATAAATTACTCGGCAAAAATCCATTAACCTTTCCGCTTAACCTTAACTATGGCCTGTACCACCATGTACCTGAACCTCCCGATATCCCAGCGTATAATTGCACAAATCAATATTACTAAATATGATAGTAATAATTTATGCAATTAGTATGGACAAATTACTTCAACTTATTGATTATCTATTTATTTACCTCATCGGTAAGAGACGGAATCCTTTAAACGCATCTATATGAAAGTCAGCCACAAATGTTCTTTTCAGGATAATAAATATTTAATGGATTTTGGTGGCGGGGGACGGAATCGAACCGCCGACACAGGGATTTTCAGTCCCCTGCTCTACCGACTGAGCTACCCCGCCTGACCAGCTCATCTTAAAATAAGCATCGAAATTTATCACAATGAGCAAAAATTTGAAATAAAAATTTTTCAATATTATCTTATCGAACACTTTTTTAAATTTAATTGTGTTTAATCAGCATAAAGATGACAAAGAAAATAGGGAAAAAATTCCGAAAATAAATTTTAAAATTATTGATAAGACAGTAGCTGTAAAGTCCATTAGAAATACGGACTATTTATTACCACTATTACAATTAATAATTTTATCTGGTAATATCCTTGGGTACACCAACATAAACTATCTTGGATGCGCACTAACTCTATTTGGAATCTGGAACCTAATAAAATTAATCAACAATGATAAAATATTATTCTATAGCTTGCTACCTAAAAAAAGTGTGAAAGTACCTGTAACTATCAAAATAAAAAATGACGATGAAAGTATAAATAGGAAAACTTTAGTGTATATATTAAATCATCTGAAAAAATCCGAACTGATCCATAATAAAGCTTCCAAAATATTCCATCAAAAATCCTTTATTCACATAACCATAAACTTTATACTCGTAGTCTTTATTTTCCTTAAAATTCACTTTAAAAATCAGGATATATATGGCATACTATTGAGTTTTTTCCTTGTTTACAACGTATTCTCCTTAACAGTATCCCTTGTATATATCAAAAACCTCAGTTACAATGCTGATTCATCATTAAAGAAATTCAAATCAGAGCTGATAAGGGAAGCTGAAAACATTGAAAATGGGACAATAAACATCCTGATAATTGAAAATGTAAGCTTGCAACCTTATGAGCTTCTGGATGCTATAATGGAAATTGATGAAATACGAATTAATAAAAGAGAAACAGTTTTTTTATCTATTCACCAAACTCAATCTGAAAATTTTATACTCATCCCAAATGAAGGTTATCTTTTCAATATTAGATATGATAAGCGTATTTTGGATATTTTTAAAAATGAAATAGAATTAATAGGCTCAAGTTATGAAATAATGGATAGGGAAAGATTAACATTCAATAACTATTACCTTTTAAAAAAGGGTTATACATGCTTCTCAATTTTCATACCATTTAAAAACTTCGAATCAACTGCCAGAATGATAATTAGTTGCACAAACAAAATAAAAAAGACAGTGGAATGAAGAAGAAAATATTAATAATCTCAGCACTAACTATCTCAATAACAATAATAATTCTGGTTATCTACGCTATTAGCTATTTCAATTACAAAGAGTACAATAGTTCTATTGTAGACACTGGTAAATTATACGAACCAGTAGAAGTATTCGTCGATAGCTTTGGCGTCCCGCATATTTTCGCAAACAATAACCATGACTTGTTCTTCGTTCTCGGTTGGCTACATGCAAAAGATAGACTGTTTCAGATTGACATGAATATTCGTGCTTCACTTGGTAGATTATCTGAAGCATTCGGCAAGAAAACATTAGATATTGATAAGTTTTCACGCATCATTGGTTTCTATCGGATTGGTAGAAAAATATATAGGGACCTCGACGACGAATCCAGAGCGGTATTAGATGCCTATGTCGATGGTGTAAATACTTTTATAGAACAAGCAGGGGATAACCTGCCCATAGAATTTAAAATCCTTCGATATAAACCGATAAAATTACACCCGGAGTTTTGTCTTGCCTATCTAAGAACAATAGGATGGACACTTTCTCCATCATGGAGTATTGAACCATCTTTATTTATTCTATCAAAATTTTATAGCCGCGATAGAATAGAGGACTTATTAAACTTATACAGTGATAAGTGGCCTATTACAATAACAAACCCTGAAACAGATAAAAAACTTACAGAGGGCATTAAAAATTTTCTCGAATATTCGGATAATTTCAGGAAAACAATAAAAATAGGAGGCGTAACCTCAGGAAGTAATAACTGGGCAGTCAGCGGTAAAAAGACCGTTGATGGCTACCCAATCTTATGTAATGATCCTCATTTAGGATATTCTCAACCTTCAATATGGTATGAGGTACATCTGGTTTCTCCAGATTTTGATGTTTATGGAGTTTCATTTCCAGGGTTACCCGGTATCGTAATAGGTAGAAATCGCTTCATCGCATGGGGTTTAACAAACATGATGCTCGATGATGTAGATTTTTACAGGGAAAAGCTTGGCCCTGATGGGAACTATTATTTACATAACGGGAATTGGCATAGAATTACAACAATAAGAGAAATAATCCCTGTTAGAGGTAGAAAGAGTGATCAAATTGAAATTAAACTCACTATTCACGGTCCCATAATAAATGATATAAATGAAGCTTTAGAAGAAACAAAAGAAGCTCTATCAATCAAATGGACAGGGTTTGATATATCAAACGAAATAAAAGCAATGCTTCAGATAAACAGGGCAAAAAATTTTAAAGAATTTGTAAGCGGAGCATCTCTTTTTAAAATACCTGGACAGAACGCTGCTTACGCAGATATTTATGGAAATATAGCTCTTGTCCCAATGGGAGGTATTCCCAGAAGAAATCCTGGCAACTATATACTTCCAGTTCCAGGTAATGACCCATATTACGACTGGGATAACTATATTCCCTTTGAAGAGATACCTTATGAATTTAATCCACCATCTAATTTTGTTGCATCTGCGAATGCAAAAATATTTGATGATAGATTCAAATATTATATATCAGCACATTACGAACCTCCTTACAGACTTATGAGAATAAGGCAGTTTCTTTCAGATAGCAGAAAGTTCAATATTGATGATATGAAGAAGTTACAGCTTGATGTAAAATCACTCTTTGCACAGGACTTCCTAGATATATTCTTTAGTATGGTTAAAGAAGAAGACATCAATGAAAATTACCTGCAACCCTATAAAATGTTAAAAAACTGGGATTATCTAGAAAAAACTAACTCTATCGAGGCTACAATATTCAATTTTTTTCTCATAAAAATTATTGAGAATATTTATAAGGATGAAATGGATCTTGCAGGCGAGAAAATATTCGATAAGTTTTTATCATATACAAATTTCAGTATAAGAAATTCATACCTGCTGATAAAAAAGGGCAATTCAAAATGGTTCGATGATATAAATACAAAGGGAAAGATAGAAACAGCTCAGGATATCCTTATAAAATCATTTGAAGAAGCAGTGGACTGCTTAAGAAACAATTACGGAAAATCCATCGACCAGTGGGCATGGGGAAATATCCACCGGCTAAGATTAACGCATCCAATCGGTGAAAATTGGTTCCTGAACTGGCTATTTAAACTAAATATTGGCAATTTTCCTGCTCCAGGGTCACAAAATACCGTCAACTGTGGAGCTTATGAAATACAAAATCCTCAGACAGATAGCATCGGTCCTTCCGTCCGATTCATATTCCCCTTCGATGATGTAGAAACAGTCTACTCTGTAATCCCTGGTGGACAAAGTGGCAATCCAAAAAGTAACAATTACGCTGACCAGATTGAGTTATATCTTACTGGAAAATATAAGAAGGAAACAATCGATAAATTAACAATAATAAGAAAATGTAAAAACTCTATGCTTTTCCGATAGATTTTTAGCTTACTTTTGCCTTATATCGCCTTAATACATCAAGCACATAGTCTATATCAGTCATTGTGTGTTCACAGGATATCTGGAATCTAATTTCTTCATCACCTTTAGGAACCACAGGGTAATTTAACCCGGTTACCAGTATCCCATTCTCAAACAGGAAATTAACGAGTTCTTTTGTTTTTTCCGTATCTCTTATCATTACAGGAACTATCGGATGATCACTTTCTATTATTTCATAGCCTATCTTTTTCAATCCATTTTCAAATCTCTTTGTCAACGTCCTTAATCTTTCCAGCAATCTTATCCCCTCATCTGAATCGATTATATCAATAGCTTTTATTGCTGCCGCCGCTTCTGAAGATGTAATTGGATTCGAATAAATATAAAAAGGTGACTTTTCTCTCAGGTATTCAACCAGCACAGATGATCCAACCAAATACCCTCCATTTACACCAAAGGCTTTGCCAAGGGTACCAATAAGAATATCTACCTTTGTACCTGTATACTCCTCAGTACCCCTGCCCGTTTTACCAAAAACTCCTACCCCGTGGGAATCATCAACTACCACTATAATATTCCCAGAAAATTTGTCATCATACTCAATCGCCAAATTCATTATAACATCTAATGGTGCGTAATCACCACGCATACTGAAAATGCCATCTGTAATTACAATAACCCTACTACACTTTCCGAGCGAACTTTTAATATGATTTTCCAGCTCTTCCATATCAAGGTGTTTATAAATCAACTTCTCCCTGGGACGTGACAATTTAATTGCGTTGATTATACAATTATGGTTTAGCTCATCACTTATCACAATCGTATCAGAAGTTATTATTGGACTTAATATACCCATAACTGTGGAATACGCTGAGCTAAAGATTATACAGTCATCTCTTTTGTGAAATCTGGCAAGTCTTTTTTCAAGTTTTTTATGATGGATGTATGTTCCACTTATAAATCTAACAGCACCCGGTCCTACCCCAAAATTTTCGGCTACTTCTTTTTCCTCCTCAATTAGCTCATCCCTTAAGCTCATTCCAAGATACGAGTTTGAATTCATTCTAATAAATTCTTTTTTATCATTATTCTGTATATAATATCTTGCTCCCTTATCAACATATCCTTTTTTTATACCAACTACAACTTTCTCATCTCTCTTTGCCCTACCAGAAGATTTTAGTTCATTCAATTCACACTCCAATGCTTTTAAAAACCTATCTAGGGACATTGCTTCCCTCCATTTTTAATTTCTTGCTAATTTTCTCGAGCATATCGTCAGTCATAGCGTCAAGATCATAACGAGGTTTCCAGCCCCATTCTTCTCTCGCGGCGGTATCATCAATAGAATCTGGCCATGAATCCGCTATATTCTGCCTTTGCTTATCTACCTTATACGTAACCTCAAACTCATTAATTTTTCTCTTAATGGAATTAGCTATATCTTCAGGTGTTACACTCATTGCAGCTATGTTATAGGCATTTCTATTAACTAATTTATCTGAATCTGCCTCCATTAGCTCTATTATCGCTCTTATTGCATCAGGCATATACATCACATCCAATCTTGTATTCCTACGTAAATAACAGCGGTATTTACCATCTCTTATGGCAGCATAATACATAAATACACCATAGTCAGTGGTACCACCTCCCGGTAAAGTTTTATAGGATATTAAACCGGGGAACCTTAAACCCCTCGTATCCACATTGTGTTTGTTAAAATAGTAATCGCACAACAGTTCTCCTGTAAGTTTAGTAATCCCATATACTGTTATGGGTCGCTGGATCGTAATCTGCGGAGTATTTACTTTTGGAGTGTGAGGACCAAACACACCTATACTGCTGGGGAAAAATACAGCACATTTCTTTTCTCTTGCTATCTCAAGTATGTTGTATAATCCATTAATATTTATTTTCCATGCTAATTGTGGATTTTTCTCCGCAACCGCCGATAATATCGCAGCGAGATGAAAAATGATCTCTACATCGTAATCAAAAACTACCTTTCTGAGTTTAAAAAAATCCAGCACATCAACAGTATTATAATTCATACTACCAATTTCTGAACATTCAACTTCACTTTTTACATCAACACCAATCACATTATCAATACCATACCTATTGACCAGTGCTTGATATAACTCCGACCCAATTTGACCTAACACACCCGTCACCAACAATTTTCCCATTTCACATCTCCTTACAATAAATATAAAAATTTCATATATAAAATAATCGGCATTAAAAGTAAATAATTTTAATAATAATAGGCAAATAATTAAATTATTACTAACACATAAATCAGTGGAAATTGAACTAGCATAAAATCTTACTATTGAAATTTCTTTAAAAAATGTTATATTTTGCTAAGAACGTATGAGGTATTAGATGAAAATCATTAAATCTGTCTTAGCAATGCCATTTTTAACATTATTACTTTTCGCTCAATTTGTGGATGTACAGGTAGAGATAACTTCAGACAAATTACCTGAGCGAGAAAGAGCGGATCTTTTAGTCTTAGAACAGCAGCTTCCCTCTTACTTTGAAGACTACGACTGGATCGAAAACAACTTTGGTATAGAGATCCCTTTGAGGATTAAAATTTATCCACAATCGGTTAACAATAGCGGATTCCAGAGATCTTTTTCAGGACAGTTCTACATTTACAATGAATATGGTGATACAAGATTTCTGGAAAAGAATTTCTTTTTCGTCTACAACACAAATCAACCATTAATACATTTAGAAATGACTGATCCACTAACAAGTCCCTTTGACTTTTATGCATATCTATTTATAGCCTGTGAAATGGATACATACGATCCGCTGGGCGGTAATCCATACTTTGAAAAAGCCCGGGAAATTGCATCACGAGCATTAATCTCAGAGTGGCCTCAAGGATGGCAAGATAGAATCAAAAGACTGGATGAGGTAAGGAATTTAAGAGACTACAGGATGTTTAAATATTATTACTGGCAAATTGTGGATCTTATCGACCAGGGCGAAGTTGAACAAGTTCCCGAGATAATAAATAAATGCCTATCTTCTCTAAAAAAAGTTTTTGAAGTTAATGAACGAGAAATATATACCCACAGGTTTCTTGATGCACACGCAAGAGAATTTATTACCTTTCTAAAAAAATATGGAAATGAACAGCAGATAAAAACACTCTTAGAACTTGACCCTGATAACAAAGAAATTTATAATGCTATATTAGAGGGGAAATAAAGGTTAGTCTATAATAACTGAGAATATTTCTTTTTACCCAGTAGATAATACATAATAGAAACAGGGAATTTTAACATTCTCTTCATTACAACTCTGTCTTTCACCTGCCTTATAAGTCGCACCCTTTTCCTGCCTTTAGTAATGCTTAATGGATGTGTTATAATCCAAAAGTGTGCATTAATTATTGCTATAAATCTTTTTATATCCAAAGAAAAGATGGAAAAGACCAGCGATAAAAAATCAAGAAATAATCTTATTGGATACAGATAAATAATAGTAAAAAATCCATAATTTAAAATAATTGTTAAAAGGCTATTGCGATGATTCAGGTATTTTTTTAGATAAGTTTCTTTATCAAGAGTATAACCAGACCTATGATAAATGACAGCTTCTGGAACAATTCGTATCTCATATCCCATCAGATGCATTCTCCATTGCAGGTCAATCTCTTCCATATGAGCAAAAAAGGTTTCATTAAAATATCCGGCTTTTTCTATAACTTCTTTTCTAGCTAACATACAGGTGCCGGATGCCCAGAATATACTATCATGTAAATCATCATATTGGCCATAATCATACTCAATAGATTCAAATAGTCTGCCTCTTGCGAAAGGGAAACCAAAGATGTCAATTTCTCCACCACATGCACCGGAATAATCAAATTTTTCTTTTTCATAGAATGATAGAATTTTCGGTTGAACAGCTGCTACCTCTCTGTTCTTTTCAATTACTGTTAGCATTTTTTCTATAAATCCCGATTCATGTATAGTGTCATTATTTAAAATGAGTATATAATCAGCACACGCTTCCATTATACCGGCGTTACATCCTCCCGCAAATCCTCTATTTTCATTTAGTCTTACAATTTTAACAAACGGGAATTTATCTTTTATGAATTCTATACTGCCATCTGAAGAAGCATTATCAACAACAATTATTTCTAGAGGAGCTTTTGTTGACTTAATGAGTGAGTTTATACAATCGAAAATTATCTCTTTACCATTATGATGAGGAATTACAACGGATACTTTTACATTATTATTCAATTTACCCTTTTTGTATAATTACTGTACTAAGGTATCCTTTTGCGCTGATTTCATCATTGAATCGAATTTGTCTCTCATCTTTCGAGCGGTATCATCTTCAGGATGTAACCGTAGCCACTGATTAAGTATAGCTACAGCGTCCTTGTATCTACCTGCTATTTCATATGACTTTACAAGAAGCCCGATAACATCTGGATTAGATGGGTTTTGCGCTATTAATCTCTCCAGGATATCAATCGCATTATCATGATCATTTAATTGATACAAATATATTGAAGCGTATTTTATCAAATCATTAGCAGTTACATTCTTTCTGTTCCTTAAATTTTCCAATCTTCGGTATAGCTCATCAGGTCTCCCACATTCACTGTATAAAATACCAAGCTGAATATATACTTCCTTATTTGTTATTGGTATAATCTCCTCTGGCATTTTTGCCTGCATGGAATCGAGAACTGTAACAACTGAATCCCTTTTACCCTGATAATAATACTCAAGTGCTAGCTGGAAAAAGCAGGATCTATAATTACCTAACAGTCGAATTACATCGTCATTGTAATAAACAGTTGGATCATCAAGATTTCTATATTTATAAACGTGAAATAGATTATGTTTTGTTCTTTGTATGTCTATTCTTTCTTTTACTTTATAAGGATAAACTCTGAATGCTAAACCCTCAAGTTTCATGTAATCATCAAGACCAAGCTTATTCTCTGGACTCACCGTTATAGCAAAATATATTGGCTTCTTCCATTTATTAGCCTCAAGTATTTGTAGTATCATGATATCTTGCACACGTAGAGCTCTGCCCAAAATAGTTGGCTTTAGCTCCCATTCAATTGGCGGCAAGTCATTACCTGGTGGGGGAGATATTTTGACTTTACGTGCTTTCCAAGGTATTACTGTTAATTTTTCTATATCTTCGTCAGTTAGATTACCTATTGGGACTTTTGGCTCCATATCACGAAGCTGTTTTATGTACCAGTGGGTATTCAATAAACTAAGATTTACAATTCTTACATCCTTTCGTATCTTTTCTACCTCCTGTAAATACCAGAGAGGAAATGTATCATTATCTCCATTCGTAAAAATTATTGCATTAGGAGAACAGGTCTGTAATATGTTGTATGAATAATCCCACGGAATATAATTTCCCGATCTGTCGTGAGTATGATAGTTTGCTCTTAAAACATTTATCGGTAGTACAAGAATGAGTACAACAGTTGTTACATATACAAGTGCCTTTTTCAGCTTTTCTTTTTTAACTGCCTCGGCTATTTGAGAGATGATAGCAGTTGCACCTACACCTATCCAGATAGAGAATGCAAAGAACGATCCTGTGTATGAATAATCCCTCTCTCTCGGTTGTGGATCTTCTTGATTAAGGTATAATACTATCATTAATCCTGTAAATAGAAATAACGCAAGCACGGCTAAAGCTTTCTGTTTATCTTTTTGGAAATGTGTTAAAAGCCCGTATAATCCGATCAAAAATGGAAATGGCAGGATAAATTGAAATGGGTCGACTCCTGATTTGTATCTACCAATGAATTGCCAGTTAAAATACCTAATATACATTTTATTAATCTGATATTTCCAGAAAAAGTCCCATCCACTCTTATAAAAACGTTTTGTTTCAGCTGTCCATCTTCTTCTATCGAAGATATCTGTGAAACTTCTTTGACCATATTGCTCTCTTTTTAAATATGCAACAGCCTGTTTTGTAGTCTCGGGGTCATTTTCATCTATAGCAGGGTCTTTTGCACTTCTTATAAATATAGTTGCATATGTTGAGTATCCCACAACAATCAAAACCATGGATACAAGAGCAAGTGATATCAGATTTGTCTTTCTTCTTGCCACACTACTTGCCGCCGCAATAAATAGCAAAGATACAAGAACCACAACAGTTGCAAGACCAAATCTGTTTGCTATTTCTGGTAACCCCTGTATTATACCAGCATTGATTACAAGAAATATAATAGATGCAATGTAACCCATCAGGACATTTCTGGCATGTTCAACAACCCTTTCTGATCTACTCTTCTTATATAAATACCAGTATAGTAAGGTAAAGGAGGCAAGTGTTAAAATTGCCTGGATAGAAAAAGGTCCACCGAACAGTCTGAATAAAAGAAATAGTAAGCCAGCAACCATTACTCCTATTATTATATCAACTACAAGCCAGCCTACAGTGGAAATCTTGTATCGTTTAAAATAAACTATTAACGCAACAAAAAATATTGTTAAAAGATTGAGTAAATGAACTCCAATTGCAAGACCAATTAAATAAGCAATAAGTAATAAGTACTTTTCATGCCCTGGATTTTCAGACTTTTCCTCCCATACAAGAATCAACCAGACAACTAGCGAAGTAAAGAATAAACTCATTGCATATACTTCAGCCTCTACAGAATTAAACCAATGACTATCAGTGAAAGCAAAGGTTAATGCACCGATAAATGCCCCGGTATAAACAGCAACTTTATGTTCCAGTTTTTTTGGGTCTCCCCATGATTTTAAAAACTTCAATATTATAAGAAATAACATCATATTTGTAAGTGCAGAGACAAGGCAAGAGATGAAATTGACTCTTACTGCAATAGACGAATGTGTGGGAAGCAATGATGCAATTCTACCAATCAGTATAAATAGGGGGCTACCAGGTGGATGAGGTACTCCAAGAATATAAGATGTTGCAATAAATTCACCACAATCCCAGAAAGGAACAGTTGGCTGAACGGTATCAATATAGACAATGAAACTCACTAAAAATATCGCTAATGCCAGCAAAATCTTCGGTCGGTTCTTTTTAAAATAATCTGTGACCACCATATGCATAACTATCCTTTATTTTTATCTTTTTTATTTTTCTCTCCAGATTTTTCTCCCTTTTTATTCCGATTATCTTCTTTCTTTTTCTCTTCTTCCTGCTTTTTTGATGCCTCCTTCTCCTCTTTCAATTTTTCATCAACATAGTTCATTTTCAATTCTGAAATAGTCTTTTCAATAAATAACGACTCCTCATTATCAAGATTACCTTTTGTTTTAATTCTTATCATATCAAGTAAATCGATAGTAAAAGAAGCTTCCTGAAGATTTTTCTCCAGTTTCCCCGAGATGGGATTGATATGCTTACCAAGCTGTATCCAGCAGTTTGCAGCAAGAGACTGCACAAGACTTAAAAATAATGCTTTGTTCTTATCATTGGGATCATTACTCATAGCTGCACCCCTCATAATCCCTTACAATACATCTATGTATTCCATATATTCAGAATAAAATTTTAATAAGTGCTCTCTTATATTGATGTTTTCCTGCCTTCTTAAATGAGGGTCTTCTTCGAGTAATCTAAAAGCCTCTTCCCTTGCCTTTTCCAAAATATCACTATCCTGAATTATTTCAGCAATTTTCATTTTCGGAAATCCATGTTGTTTGGGACCAAAAAACTCTCCAGGACCACGTAATTTAAGGTCTTGTTCAGATATTTCAAAGCCGTTGTTAGTCGATAGCAATACACTCAATCTTTTCTCTGAGTTTTCTGTCCTTTTATAAGGTACTAGTATGCATATCCCTTTTCTTTTACCTCTACCTACCCGACCTCTTAATTGGTGAAGCTGAGTAAGTCCAAATCTCTCGGCATTTTCAATTAACATTATAGTAGCATTGGGATTGTCAATACCAACTTCGATGACAGTTGTACATACAAGTATTTTTATTGTTCCATCCATAAACTTTCTCATCATCTCATCTTTTTCAACCGATGAC
This DNA window, taken from Candidatus Neomarinimicrobiota bacterium, encodes the following:
- a CDS encoding penicillin acylase family protein, with translation MKKKILIISALTISITIIILVIYAISYFNYKEYNSSIVDTGKLYEPVEVFVDSFGVPHIFANNNHDLFFVLGWLHAKDRLFQIDMNIRASLGRLSEAFGKKTLDIDKFSRIIGFYRIGRKIYRDLDDESRAVLDAYVDGVNTFIEQAGDNLPIEFKILRYKPIKLHPEFCLAYLRTIGWTLSPSWSIEPSLFILSKFYSRDRIEDLLNLYSDKWPITITNPETDKKLTEGIKNFLEYSDNFRKTIKIGGVTSGSNNWAVSGKKTVDGYPILCNDPHLGYSQPSIWYEVHLVSPDFDVYGVSFPGLPGIVIGRNRFIAWGLTNMMLDDVDFYREKLGPDGNYYLHNGNWHRITTIREIIPVRGRKSDQIEIKLTIHGPIINDINEALEETKEALSIKWTGFDISNEIKAMLQINRAKNFKEFVSGASLFKIPGQNAAYADIYGNIALVPMGGIPRRNPGNYILPVPGNDPYYDWDNYIPFEEIPYEFNPPSNFVASANAKIFDDRFKYYISAHYEPPYRLMRIRQFLSDSRKFNIDDMKKLQLDVKSLFAQDFLDIFFSMVKEEDINENYLQPYKMLKNWDYLEKTNSIEATIFNFFLIKIIENIYKDEMDLAGEKIFDKFLSYTNFSIRNSYLLIKKGNSKWFDDINTKGKIETAQDILIKSFEEAVDCLRNNYGKSIDQWAWGNIHRLRLTHPIGENWFLNWLFKLNIGNFPAPGSQNTVNCGAYEIQNPQTDSIGPSVRFIFPFDDVETVYSVIPGGQSGNPKSNNYADQIELYLTGKYKKETIDKLTIIRKCKNSMLFR
- a CDS encoding aminotransferase class I/II-fold pyridoxal phosphate-dependent enzyme; translated protein: MSLDRFLKALECELNELKSSGRAKRDEKVVVGIKKGYVDKGARYYIQNNDKKEFIRMNSNSYLGMSLRDELIEEEKEVAENFGVGPGAVRFISGTYIHHKKLEKRLARFHKRDDCIIFSSAYSTVMGILSPIITSDTIVISDELNHNCIINAIKLSRPREKLIYKHLDMEELENHIKSSLGKCSRVIVITDGIFSMRGDYAPLDVIMNLAIEYDDKFSGNIIVVVDDSHGVGVFGKTGRGTEEYTGTKVDILIGTLGKAFGVNGGYLVGSSVLVEYLREKSPFYIYSNPITSSEAAAAIKAIDIIDSDEGIRLLERLRTLTKRFENGLKKIGYEIIESDHPIVPVMIRDTEKTKELVNFLFENGILVTGLNYPVVPKGDEEIRFQISCEHTMTDIDYVLDVLRRYKAKVS
- a CDS encoding NAD-dependent epimerase/dehydratase family protein — translated: MGKLLVTGVLGQIGSELYQALVNRYGIDNVIGVDVKSEVECSEIGSMNYNTVDVLDFFKLRKVVFDYDVEIIFHLAAILSAVAEKNPQLAWKININGLYNILEIAREKKCAVFFPSSIGVFGPHTPKVNTPQITIQRPITVYGITKLTGELLCDYYFNKHNVDTRGLRFPGLISYKTLPGGGTTDYGVFMYYAAIRDGKYRCYLRRNTRLDVMYMPDAIRAIIELMEADSDKLVNRNAYNIAAMSVTPEDIANSIKRKINEFEVTYKVDKQRQNIADSWPDSIDDTAAREEWGWKPRYDLDAMTDDMLEKISKKLKMEGSNVPR
- a CDS encoding DUF4835 family protein, whose product is MKIIKSVLAMPFLTLLLFAQFVDVQVEITSDKLPERERADLLVLEQQLPSYFEDYDWIENNFGIEIPLRIKIYPQSVNNSGFQRSFSGQFYIYNEYGDTRFLEKNFFFVYNTNQPLIHLEMTDPLTSPFDFYAYLFIACEMDTYDPLGGNPYFEKAREIASRALISEWPQGWQDRIKRLDEVRNLRDYRMFKYYYWQIVDLIDQGEVEQVPEIINKCLSSLKKVFEVNEREIYTHRFLDAHAREFITFLKKYGNEQQIKTLLELDPDNKEIYNAILEGK
- a CDS encoding glycosyltransferase family 2 protein; this translates as MPHHNGKEIIFDCINSLIKSTKAPLEIIVVDNASSDGSIEFIKDKFPFVKIVRLNENRGFAGGCNAGIMEACADYILILNNDTIHESGFIEKMLTVIEKNREVAAVQPKILSFYEKEKFDYSGACGGEIDIFGFPFARGRLFESIEYDYGQYDDLHDSIFWASGTCMLARKEVIEKAGYFNETFFAHMEEIDLQWRMHLMGYEIRIVPEAVIYHRSGYTLDKETYLKKYLNHRNSLLTIILNYGFFTIIYLYPIRLFLDFLSLVFSIFSLDIKRFIAIINAHFWIITHPLSITKGRKRVRLIRQVKDRVVMKRMLKFPVSIMYYLLGKKKYSQLL
- a CDS encoding DUF2723 domain-containing protein, with translation MVVTDYFKKNRPKILLALAIFLVSFIVYIDTVQPTVPFWDCGEFIATSYILGVPHPPGSPLFILIGRIASLLPTHSSIAVRVNFISCLVSALTNMMLFLIILKFLKSWGDPKKLEHKVAVYTGAFIGALTFAFTDSHWFNSVEAEVYAMSLFFTSLVVWLILVWEEKSENPGHEKYLLLIAYLIGLAIGVHLLNLLTIFFVALIVYFKRYKISTVGWLVVDIIIGVMVAGLLFLLFRLFGGPFSIQAILTLASFTLLYWYLYKKSRSERVVEHARNVLMGYIASIIFLVINAGIIQGLPEIANRFGLATVVVLVSLLFIAAASSVARRKTNLISLALVSMVLIVVGYSTYATIFIRSAKDPAIDENDPETTKQAVAYLKREQYGQRSFTDIFDRRRWTAETKRFYKSGWDFFWKYQINKMYIRYFNWQFIGRYKSGVDPFQFILPFPFLIGLYGLLTHFQKDKQKALAVLALFLFTGLMIVLYLNQEDPQPRERDYSYTGSFFAFSIWIGVGATAIISQIAEAVKKEKLKKALVYVTTVVLILVLPINVLRANYHTHDRSGNYIPWDYSYNILQTCSPNAIIFTNGDNDTFPLWYLQEVEKIRKDVRIVNLSLLNTHWYIKQLRDMEPKVPIGNLTDEDIEKLTVIPWKARKVKISPPPGNDLPPIEWELKPTILGRALRVQDIMILQILEANKWKKPIYFAITVSPENKLGLDDYMKLEGLAFRVYPYKVKERIDIQRTKHNLFHVYKYRNLDDPTVYYNDDVIRLLGNYRSCFFQLALEYYYQGKRDSVVTVLDSMQAKMPEEIIPITNKEVYIQLGILYSECGRPDELYRRLENLRNRKNVTANDLIKYASIYLYQLNDHDNAIDILERLIAQNPSNPDVIGLLVKSYEIAGRYKDAVAILNQWLRLHPEDDTARKMRDKFDSMMKSAQKDTLVQ
- a CDS encoding DUF1844 domain-containing protein, translating into MSNDPNDKNKALFLSLVQSLAANCWIQLGKHINPISGKLEKNLQEASFTIDLLDMIRIKTKGNLDNEESLFIEKTISELKMNYVDEKLKEEKEASKKQEEEKKKEDNRNKKGEKSGEKNKKDKNKG